In the Vibrio gigantis genome, one interval contains:
- a CDS encoding DUF2982 domain-containing protein, with product MDTRHLTNFSLPSFTRAYRILAVILGFICFIIALYSDNPKLLIVGAFCIITLLGTGYYLMLRSRVMFTLTPTHFQQHFYKGGWVLKWSNIEKIGMCTYEQDGWHQPLPWVGIKVRDYSPYLDSICPKITCELLLSQRALLYLGAKQAGKESNFEDMVLDSSHYHARCTESGSVDLSQYKESQNIEDANFNDNQPQCDLDSSDETNRQNTIIKDYSGLQAMLANRMRYQRGFHGYDIFISTHDLNISGEEFVGLARRYLAAAERVSD from the coding sequence ATGGACACTCGTCATCTCACTAATTTCTCTTTGCCTTCGTTCACTCGAGCATACCGTATTTTAGCTGTTATTTTAGGCTTTATTTGCTTCATCATTGCACTCTATAGCGATAATCCAAAGTTACTGATCGTAGGCGCATTTTGCATTATTACACTGCTTGGAACGGGCTATTATTTAATGCTACGCAGTAGAGTGATGTTCACCCTAACACCGACACATTTTCAGCAGCATTTCTATAAAGGAGGCTGGGTTTTAAAGTGGAGCAATATTGAGAAGATTGGCATGTGTACTTATGAACAAGATGGTTGGCATCAGCCCCTACCTTGGGTCGGAATTAAGGTCAGAGACTACTCACCCTACCTCGACTCGATTTGCCCTAAGATCACTTGTGAATTATTGCTAAGCCAACGAGCACTTTTGTACTTAGGAGCCAAACAAGCGGGCAAAGAATCAAACTTTGAAGACATGGTTTTAGACTCATCGCACTACCATGCGCGTTGCACTGAGAGCGGCTCTGTGGATCTGAGCCAATACAAAGAGTCGCAGAATATAGAAGACGCTAATTTCAACGATAACCAACCACAGTGCGACCTTGACTCATCTGATGAAACGAATAGGCAAAACACGATAATTAAAGATTATTCAGGATTACAGGCGATGCTTGCGAACAGGATGAGATATCAAAGAGGATTTCACGGCTACGATATTTTCATATCAACCCATGATTTGAATATTAGTGGAGAAGAGTTTGTAGGCCTTGCTAGGCGCTATTTAGCCGCTGCCGAGCGTGTTTCTGACTAA
- a CDS encoding MBL fold metallo-hydrolase — protein sequence MSLKYQVVPVTSFSQNCSIVWCDETMEGIVVDPGGDIQQLAAIIEELGVKVVNLVLTHGHLDHVGGTVPLSEILNVNIVGPHKADNFWLQGLENQSQMFGFPLCKAFEPNTWLEEGDKVTFGNQVIDVIHTPGHTPGHVVLFSEQARLAFVGDVLFNGAIGRTDFPQGDFNTLITSIKTKLWPLGSDVTFVPGHGPESTFGRERASNPFVADEMPLY from the coding sequence ATGTCTCTTAAGTATCAAGTTGTCCCTGTTACCTCTTTCTCGCAAAACTGCTCAATTGTGTGGTGTGATGAGACCATGGAAGGCATCGTTGTTGATCCAGGTGGTGACATTCAACAACTAGCCGCCATCATCGAAGAGCTAGGTGTTAAGGTCGTTAACTTGGTATTGACTCACGGTCACTTAGATCATGTGGGTGGAACTGTACCACTGTCCGAAATCTTGAACGTGAACATTGTTGGCCCACATAAGGCTGATAACTTTTGGCTACAAGGCCTAGAGAATCAAAGCCAAATGTTCGGTTTCCCACTGTGTAAAGCGTTTGAACCAAATACTTGGTTAGAAGAGGGTGACAAAGTGACTTTTGGTAACCAAGTGATTGATGTGATTCACACTCCGGGCCACACTCCTGGTCACGTTGTGTTATTCAGTGAGCAAGCTCGTTTAGCGTTTGTTGGTGATGTGCTGTTTAACGGTGCAATTGGTCGTACTGACTTCCCACAAGGCGATTTCAACACGTTAATCACATCAATCAAGACCAAGCTTTGGCCACTAGGCAGCGATGTAACCTTCGTTCCAGGTCATGGCCCTGAGTCGACATTCGGCCGTGAGCGCGCATCAAACCCATTCGTAGCTGATGAAATGCCGCTTTACTAA
- a CDS encoding L,D-transpeptidase family protein, which translates to MLAKYFCGLLVLVSVHAWSYTSSDESRFIPADSELSFMLIYPELTQSIYQDSSLPILWDSPELVKAFEFQLSLLEQAQMAPLFDRQVKQIRQYQSRGQWQELDILLTDTFIYYLSYVENAPLAGKEWYFSGKLHSKLPAPSPHILMRLKSSVANDYLLEMVLSYAPPVGDFDQFKATYSVLETASELNIKRYRQKGLKRLGDSLSDKAILVERIALVGVDTSMIAVDFPEFDRDLQTAIKSFQRMHGLTDDGIVGPDTMKWINMGFDDRLTSLALNAERVRLWPRDRDSLIVVNVPSFDMKYWEDGEAVFESKVVVGRKSRKTPLLEINLDSVILNPTWNVPWKIMVKDILPKVKADESYLETHDFQVIDGWRTMETVDTTEIDWQTINFNSFPYRMRQQAGSRNALGLYKFNTPNKRAIYLHDTPSKGLFNDDFRAYSSGCIRVEHAEELAELLFATKVRKVPNQSDDLAPNTKVRLKKRIPVHIIYQTVLFEEEGIQYRGDVYQYDKEGG; encoded by the coding sequence ATGTTAGCGAAATACTTCTGTGGATTATTGGTGTTAGTTTCTGTGCATGCATGGAGCTATACGAGTTCTGACGAGAGCCGATTCATTCCGGCTGACTCAGAACTCTCTTTTATGCTGATTTATCCAGAGCTCACCCAGAGTATCTATCAAGACTCCTCTCTTCCTATCCTTTGGGATTCGCCTGAACTTGTTAAAGCGTTTGAGTTCCAACTGTCACTGTTAGAACAAGCGCAAATGGCACCGCTTTTTGATCGACAAGTGAAACAAATTCGCCAGTACCAATCTCGTGGTCAATGGCAAGAGTTAGACATCTTACTCACCGATACCTTTATCTATTACTTAAGCTACGTTGAAAATGCGCCACTTGCCGGTAAGGAGTGGTATTTCTCAGGTAAGTTGCATTCCAAGTTGCCAGCGCCTTCTCCCCATATTCTGATGAGACTGAAAAGCAGTGTCGCTAATGACTACTTGTTAGAGATGGTGTTGTCTTACGCGCCACCTGTAGGGGACTTCGACCAATTCAAAGCGACTTATTCAGTGTTAGAAACGGCGTCTGAGCTCAATATTAAGCGATACAGACAGAAAGGCTTGAAACGCTTGGGGGACTCACTCTCAGACAAAGCCATTCTTGTTGAGCGTATTGCCTTGGTTGGTGTTGATACCTCGATGATCGCGGTCGATTTCCCTGAGTTTGATCGAGATCTGCAAACGGCGATTAAGTCCTTTCAACGTATGCACGGTCTTACAGATGATGGGATCGTCGGGCCGGATACGATGAAGTGGATCAACATGGGCTTTGATGATCGATTAACGTCATTGGCTCTGAATGCTGAGCGTGTTCGTTTGTGGCCAAGAGACAGGGATTCACTTATTGTCGTCAACGTACCGAGTTTTGACATGAAGTATTGGGAGGATGGGGAGGCAGTCTTCGAATCTAAGGTGGTTGTCGGTAGGAAATCAAGAAAAACACCTCTCTTAGAGATAAACCTTGATTCAGTGATCTTAAATCCGACTTGGAATGTGCCGTGGAAGATCATGGTGAAAGACATTTTACCGAAAGTAAAGGCTGACGAAAGCTATCTAGAGACGCATGACTTTCAAGTGATCGACGGTTGGCGCACAATGGAAACGGTTGATACCACAGAAATTGATTGGCAAACCATCAACTTTAACTCGTTCCCATATCGCATGCGTCAGCAGGCAGGATCTCGTAACGCCCTCGGTTTGTATAAGTTTAATACTCCTAATAAGCGAGCGATCTATCTGCACGATACACCAAGTAAAGGTTTGTTTAATGACGACTTCCGTGCTTATAGCTCCGGTTGCATACGTGTTGAACATGCAGAGGAGTTGGCTGAGTTGTTGTTTGCTACCAAGGTAAGGAAAGTACCGAACCAGAGTGATGACCTTGCTCCTAATACTAAGGTGCGACTCAAGAAGCGAATCCCCGTGCATATCATCTATCAGACAGTGTTGTTTGAAGAAGAAGGCATCCAGTATCGTGGCGATGTTTACCAGTACGACAAAGAAGGGGGCTGA
- a CDS encoding YcbK family protein → MSQSLFSRRQFLTYAGGTAVVASLTPSIAFASYPDQPRTISMNNLHTGERLKTCYFDGTNYVGDEMARLSKLCRDFRRNEIHPMDKNLFDQITQIQNVLGIQKEVQIISGYRSPATNAALRSKSSGVAKKSYHMQGKAIDFRIDGVDLKELRDVARSLQAGGVGYYARSNFIHIDTGPVRTW, encoded by the coding sequence ATGTCTCAAAGTTTATTTTCACGCCGTCAGTTTCTGACTTACGCTGGTGGTACTGCTGTTGTCGCCTCTCTTACTCCTTCTATCGCTTTTGCTTCATACCCTGATCAACCAAGAACGATTAGCATGAATAATCTTCACACTGGTGAACGATTAAAGACTTGTTATTTCGATGGCACTAACTATGTTGGTGACGAGATGGCACGCCTGAGCAAACTATGCCGTGATTTCCGCCGCAATGAAATCCACCCAATGGATAAGAACCTGTTTGACCAGATCACTCAGATTCAAAATGTACTGGGTATTCAAAAAGAAGTTCAAATCATATCTGGCTATCGTTCTCCGGCGACGAATGCAGCACTGCGCTCTAAATCAAGTGGTGTAGCGAAAAAGAGCTACCATATGCAAGGTAAAGCGATTGATTTTCGTATCGACGGTGTTGATTTGAAAGAATTGAGAGACGTAGCGCGAAGCCTACAAGCGGGTGGTGTTGGCTATTATGCTCGTAGTAACTTCATTCATATTGATACTGGTCCTGTGCGAACCTGGTAG
- a CDS encoding MarR family transcriptional regulator, which yields MRLAHKRKVQAKLQKRTKAAVVKAVATPKKAKPVAEKVVAEKTVAAKPAVEKTVAAAKEVAVALTPKQQQVLDIVVSNAEGINPKGIGLAAGQEDAKAASWATGALKKLLEENLVAKEQLAGNKVIYKAI from the coding sequence ATGAGACTTGCTCATAAGCGTAAGGTGCAGGCTAAACTGCAGAAACGCACTAAAGCGGCTGTAGTTAAAGCAGTGGCAACGCCGAAAAAAGCGAAGCCTGTCGCAGAGAAAGTTGTAGCAGAAAAAACTGTAGCAGCAAAACCAGCGGTAGAGAAAACAGTAGCAGCAGCGAAAGAAGTTGCAGTAGCACTGACTCCTAAGCAACAACAAGTTCTAGACATCGTTGTTAGCAATGCTGAAGGCATTAACCCTAAAGGTATCGGCCTAGCAGCTGGTCAAGAAGACGCGAAAGCAGCTTCATGGGCAACAGGCGCATTGAAAAAACTTCTTGAAGAAAACCTAGTAGCGAAAGAGCAGCTAGCAGGTAACAAGGTTATCTACAAAGCTATCTAA
- a CDS encoding TRAP transporter substrate-binding protein, whose translation MSLISNSLTRVFKNVAVTAAACLALVATGATAADKVYRLKLAETWGPNFPVFGDATKNMAAMAEKMSNGRLQIRIDSANKHKAPLGVFDMVKSGQYDMGHSGSYYWKGKVPNTLYFTSMPFGMTPAEQYAWFYHGGGMELMDQVYSPHNLMSFPGGNTDIQMGGWFQKEINSVEDLQGLKMRIPGFAGEILAELGAKPTNIAPGELYTSLERRTIDALEWVGPSLDLRMGFHKIAPYYYTGWHEPGSELQFLVNKRTWNKLPEDLQEILRVAMRTAAYDMYTQATHESGKNWVSMKTEYPDVQVKDFPPEVMSALKEANDRLLAAHAEKDELAKEIQASQASYLEQVRSWTDISHRAYLNSQAK comes from the coding sequence ATGAGTCTCATTTCTAACTCCCTCACACGAGTTTTTAAGAACGTTGCAGTAACCGCTGCGGCTTGTTTAGCTTTGGTCGCTACTGGTGCTACAGCCGCTGATAAGGTTTACCGTTTAAAGCTTGCAGAAACGTGGGGACCAAACTTCCCAGTTTTCGGTGATGCAACTAAGAACATGGCAGCGATGGCTGAGAAGATGTCGAATGGTCGACTTCAAATCAGAATCGATTCAGCAAACAAACACAAAGCCCCTCTTGGCGTTTTTGACATGGTTAAGTCTGGTCAATACGACATGGGTCACTCAGGCTCTTACTACTGGAAAGGTAAAGTTCCAAACACTCTTTACTTCACTTCTATGCCTTTCGGTATGACGCCAGCAGAGCAATACGCGTGGTTCTATCACGGTGGTGGTATGGAGTTGATGGATCAGGTTTACTCTCCACATAACTTGATGTCTTTCCCTGGTGGTAACACGGATATCCAGATGGGTGGTTGGTTTCAAAAAGAGATCAACAGCGTTGAAGACCTACAAGGTCTGAAAATGCGAATCCCAGGCTTTGCGGGTGAGATTCTTGCGGAGCTAGGTGCTAAACCGACGAACATTGCCCCAGGTGAGCTTTACACGTCTCTAGAGCGTCGCACGATTGATGCACTAGAGTGGGTTGGTCCATCACTGGATTTGCGAATGGGCTTCCACAAGATCGCGCCTTACTACTACACAGGTTGGCATGAGCCAGGTTCAGAGCTTCAATTCCTAGTGAACAAGCGCACTTGGAACAAGCTTCCTGAAGACCTACAAGAAATCTTGCGTGTTGCAATGCGTACCGCGGCTTACGACATGTACACACAAGCAACGCACGAAAGTGGCAAGAACTGGGTTTCAATGAAAACAGAATACCCAGATGTACAAGTTAAAGATTTCCCACCAGAGGTTATGTCTGCACTGAAAGAAGCGAACGATCGCCTACTTGCTGCACATGCAGAGAAAGATGAGTTGGCAAAAGAGATTCAAGCTTCGCAAGCAAGCTACCTAGAGCAAGTACGTTCATGGACGGATATTTCACACAGAGCTTACCTAAACAGCCAAGCGAAATAG
- a CDS encoding DUF1513 domain-containing protein produces the protein MVTDTTRRTLLKAALGCAAVPVLPFGCATRKGEASASNDPQLIGCALNGRGQYSAVVADEYGMPLSQLPIPDRGHGVAICPTSSHAVVFARRPGDYFMVFDYKKGEQIKMVVKGNNRHFYGHGVYSLDGKLLYATEGKMDSSQGVVGVYDVAQGYRKVEEFTGFGIGPHEVIIMPDGNLAIGVGGVHTDGRTPKNLDSMQPSLSYVSPEGVLLDQVELLDKKLSIRHLAHDGAETVLCGQQYRGEPDEYPSLLAMHTKGGQFESLNAEPEQWARFNHYIASIAASDDWIIATSPRGNCYGIWSKETKELVELSALSDASGAVLLDGEFRLSSGAGSVVSQRKPYEKSSQQSSVQWDNHWSAI, from the coding sequence ATGGTGACTGATACTACGCGAAGAACGCTACTCAAGGCTGCACTGGGTTGTGCAGCTGTTCCAGTACTTCCATTTGGCTGTGCGACTCGAAAGGGTGAGGCGAGTGCGTCGAACGATCCCCAGTTGATTGGTTGTGCGCTTAATGGTCGAGGCCAGTATTCCGCGGTTGTGGCTGATGAATATGGCATGCCATTGAGTCAATTGCCGATTCCCGATCGTGGTCATGGCGTCGCTATTTGCCCAACCTCATCGCATGCTGTGGTTTTTGCTCGTCGCCCTGGTGACTATTTTATGGTGTTTGACTATAAAAAGGGCGAGCAGATTAAAATGGTGGTGAAAGGGAACAACCGTCACTTCTATGGTCATGGCGTTTACTCATTAGATGGCAAGTTACTGTATGCCACTGAAGGTAAAATGGACAGTAGCCAAGGTGTGGTCGGCGTTTACGATGTCGCACAAGGTTACCGTAAGGTCGAAGAATTCACAGGTTTTGGTATTGGTCCTCATGAAGTAATCATCATGCCCGATGGTAACCTCGCGATTGGTGTTGGTGGCGTTCATACGGATGGCAGAACACCGAAAAACTTGGATTCAATGCAACCGAGCTTGAGTTACGTTTCTCCTGAGGGTGTGTTACTTGATCAGGTTGAATTGCTGGACAAGAAACTGAGTATCCGACACTTAGCACATGATGGCGCTGAAACTGTGCTTTGTGGTCAGCAATATCGTGGCGAGCCTGACGAGTATCCTTCGCTGTTGGCGATGCATACTAAAGGTGGGCAGTTTGAATCATTGAACGCAGAGCCTGAGCAGTGGGCAAGGTTTAATCACTATATCGCAAGTATTGCGGCGTCAGATGATTGGATTATTGCTACCTCACCGCGAGGTAATTGCTACGGTATCTGGTCTAAAGAGACGAAAGAGTTAGTGGAACTGTCTGCGCTATCCGATGCTTCTGGTGCTGTGCTTCTTGATGGCGAGTTTAGACTCAGTTCTGGAGCGGGCAGTGTGGTTAGCCAACGCAAACCTTATGAGAAATCAAGCCAGCAATCATCCGTCCAGTGGGATAATCACTGGAGTGCAATCTGA